TGGGACCATATTATTTGACGGCACTCGTCAATTTACTTGGCCCTGCTAAAAGAGTTCATGGCATTTCTACAAAGGTTTTTGAAAAAAGGGTAATTGGGATTGGGCCAAAAAAAGATCAAGAATTTACAGTTGAATGTCCCACAAGCTACCTAGTAAATTTAGAATTTCATAACCAGGCATTAATACAGATTACACTATCTTTTGATGTAGTGGCTCACCAAAGAAACCATATAGAGCTTTATGGAGACAAAGGGTCAATGATTGTGCCCGACCCAAATATGTTTGGGGGATCAGTTATGACATGTGTGGATGATAGCGGTTTATGGGAAGAACATAAAACAGACGACCTACCTCTTGGTAAAATAAACATTACCTCTCATAGTGGCAGAGCAAACGAATCTCCAACAAATGCAAACTATCGAGGTGTGGGTTTAGCTGAAATGGCTTATTGTATTGAGCACGGATTAAAACACCGCTGTAGTGGGGAGTTGTCTCTTCATGTATTAGATATCATAAAATCAACGATGAAAGCTGCTGACACGCAAACCCCTCAAGATATAAATACTACTTGTCAAAAAGCCGACTTTTTCACCTTAGAAGAAATTCAAAAAATTCTTAAATAGTAGTATTGCCAATTCATATGAGGTAAATTTTTTTGATGAAATTTGATACATCAAAAAAAGTTTTAGTGATTGGACGAGCAGGGATGGATATCTATCCTGAGCCTCCAGGAACCAAAATTGATGATGTTCAAAATTTTTCAACACATCTTGGTGGGTCTGCAGCTAATACTTGCGTGGCGTTATCTAAATTAAATGTAGCTTCAGATTTAGTTACCTGTATTTCTGATGATGCTATTGGTAATTATATTCATAAAAAGCTTGATGATTTTAATATTGGAAATAAATTTTGTAGGAGGATTGATAAAAAATTCCAAACACAGATGGCTGTGGTAGAAACTATCTTAGAGAATAATCAATCTATTCTTTATAGAAATAATTCTTGCGATCTACAATTAGATCGAAGTGATATAGATAAAATTAATTTTCAAGAATATTCATCTGTATTTTTATCTGGAGTAGCTTTATCTTCTAACCCTTCAAGAGAAGCAGTATTTTTAGCTGTCGAAAAAGCATCAGTATTGAAGATTCCTTTGATTATTGATTTAGATTATCGACCTTATAATTGGGAGTCTGATGAAAAAAAATCTGAAGTTTATAAAAAAATAATGAATGAGATGGACATTATAATTGGCAATGACTTAGAGTTTAATATTGCTGATAATTCCAGCGATGGTTTAAACCTAGCTCAAACTTTAATACAAAAAAAACCCTCTATTATCATTTATAAAATGGGTGAAAAAGGATCAAAAGTTTATACAAAGGATAGCGAACAAGATTTTGGCATATGTAGCGTTCAAGCAATCAAACCTACTGGTGCGGGCGATGCTTTTAATGGTGGTTTTTTAAGCTCAATGTATCAAGGATTTTCTTTAGAAGACTCCGTCAAAAGAGGTTCCGCTAATGCTGCCATTGTAGTTACTAAAGTTGGATGTTCATCTGCCATGCCAAATTTAGAAGAATTAAATCAATTTATAAAAAATAAGGAGGAAATTTAAATGCACATACCGTATTCAGATAATAAAAACCAAGCTTTATTTGAAGAAAATAATAAGACAGTACCCTTAGTGTATTTTAATATTGTCAGATTAAACAAGGGCGAAAGCTATAGCTATCAACTTCCAAAACATGAGAGCAGCGTTGTACCCGCCACTGGTATGATTGAACTTTCTGTAGATGGTAAAATCCTAGGCCAAATTGGAACAAGAAAATCTGACGTATGGGATGGGGAGCCAGAGGGAAGCTATATTCCTTCCAATGCAGAGTGTACAATTAAATGCCTTTCTGACAATACAGAATGTTTTATAGCAGGAGGTATTTACGAAAAAAAACTTGACCCATTTTTAGTTCAAAAAAATCAAATTGATGTTGTTCAGTATGGATCTGATGACACTAAAACTCATAGAAAAATTAAGCATATACTTGGCGCCAAGCAACATG
The window above is part of the alpha proteobacterium HIMB59 genome. Proteins encoded here:
- a CDS encoding NAD-binding protein, oxidoreductase Rossman fold family (PFAM: Oxidoreductase family, NAD-binding Rossmann fold), with product MNKIFKVGLIGCGHISETYFRGHDYFNNFQIIKCADINSENAKKCAEAYGIESCSVDELLNDSEIEIILNLTIPRAHYEIAKKSLDHGKHVYSEKPMAVNFVEGEELLNLANSKNLYIGNAPDTFLGGGIQKSIDLINQGKIGNVRLGSAIFAYPGVQSYHPNPEPWFANNEGGPVMDMGPYYLTALVNLLGPAKRVHGISTKVFEKRVIGIGPKKDQEFTVECPTSYLVNLEFHNQALIQITLSFDVVAHQRNHIELYGDKGSMIVPDPNMFGGSVMTCVDDSGLWEEHKTDDLPLGKINITSHSGRANESPTNANYRGVGLAEMAYCIEHGLKHRCSGELSLHVLDIIKSTMKAADTQTPQDINTTCQKADFFTLEEIQKILK
- a CDS encoding pfkB family carbohydrate kinase (PFAM: pfkB family carbohydrate kinase), producing the protein MKFDTSKKVLVIGRAGMDIYPEPPGTKIDDVQNFSTHLGGSAANTCVALSKLNVASDLVTCISDDAIGNYIHKKLDDFNIGNKFCRRIDKKFQTQMAVVETILENNQSILYRNNSCDLQLDRSDIDKINFQEYSSVFLSGVALSSNPSREAVFLAVEKASVLKIPLIIDLDYRPYNWESDEKKSEVYKKIMNEMDIIIGNDLEFNIADNSSDGLNLAQTLIQKKPSIIIYKMGEKGSKVYTKDSEQDFGICSVQAIKPTGAGDAFNGGFLSSMYQGFSLEDSVKRGSANAAIVVTKVGCSSAMPNLEELNQFIKNKEEI
- a CDS encoding KduI/IolB family protein (PFAM: KduI/IolB family); protein product: MHIPYSDNKNQALFEENNKTVPLVYFNIVRLNKGESYSYQLPKHESSVVPATGMIELSVDGKILGQIGTRKSDVWDGEPEGSYIPSNAECTIKCLSDNTECFIAGGIYEKKLDPFLVQKNQIDVVQYGSDDTKTHRKIKHILGAKQHEQVGRLLVNELYTVGAGGWSGFPPHKHDTDNLPDETRHDEVYNYRFKPGHGFGVQVMQYEDDKEGFGYQLFDGSTIAINKGYHPCVVAPGYEMYYFTILVGLSQRSLVQYFQKTHAYQIETIPGIKDMIAKYK